TGCAATTGGACTCACCGTGCTGGTGGAAGTGCATGACCGCGATGAAATGCAACGCGTTCTTGCCCTCGGTGGATTTCCTTTGATTGGAGTAAACAACAGGGATCTCACTAGTTTTGAGACCGACCTCGCGACCACAGAGCAACTAGCTGAACAGTTCGACGAGGCTTTAAAAGCTCAGAACACGTTGCTGGTGAGTGAGTCGGGTCTGTTCGCTCGAGCTGATCTCGACCAAGTTCAGGCTGCAGGTGCTGCAGCTGTGTTGGTGGGTGAGGCTTTGATGCGTCAGCAGGACGTTGAGCAGGGCCTTCGCACACTCATCTCCGGTTGATTCAGGTCCTGTCGCTGGGTAGATCTGTCGATGAGATCACAGCAGTCACTTCACCAATCAAGCGATCCAAGGGAACCTGTCCAAAGTGACGGCTGTCGGTGCTCGCTTCTGGGTTGTCGCCTCTGAGCTCCAGCCAACCATCGTTCGACGGCCAGACGCGCTTGGTGATCACCAGATTGATCTCGTTTGGGTGACGACACACCACAACGGTTCCAGGTGTTGGTGACTGGTCACCTTGTCGCCGCAGCTTCACCAGCAGCCGTTGTTTCGGTTGAAGACTCGGGAGCATCGAGTCGCCCTCCACCTGGAACAGTTTGCGACGTCCCATAAAAAACAGCAGCAAGTCCTTGAGACTTGCTGCTGGAAGTGGAGTATTCAAAGGGATGCACCCAGATGGTGATGCACTCAGGATGCAGTGACCCAGGCGTCGTTGCGGCCTTTGGACTGCCAGAACATGCCATGAACTTTTTCGACTGCTGCCATCAGCTCTTCGGCTTTGCCTTGATCGATGTTGACCTTGCAGGCGCTGCAGAGTTTGGCGGCTTTCCAGAACGTGTCGTGCAGGTCCGGGAAAGTAGCGAGATGGTCGGGCTTGAAATAGTCCGTCCAGAGAATCATCAGCTCTTTTTTGGCCTTGGTTGCTTCCTCTTCCTTGATCGCCACGTAGCGCGAAAAGGTGTTGTTGTAGTGAGCGAGAGCTGCCGCGTCGCCAGCTGCAGGCGCTTCCATGGCCTTTAGCTTTTTGGTCATCGAGAGAACAGCTTCTGCTGCGACCCGAGCTGAAGCAGGGTCATAGACCCCACAAGGACCATCGCAGTGGGCTTGTGCTGCTTCAGCTGGTAGTGCGCGAAAGATGGCTAAGAGTGCCGAGCGGAACATGTGGGTTGATGGTCAACTGCCGTTTGCTCAGCCTAAGTGGCGCTCAAGACTTGATGTCGAGCAGCTCGACTTCAAAAATCAGTGTTGCGTTCGGTGGAATGACGCCGCCGGCTCCGCGGGTGCCGTAGCCCAGCTCAGGAGGGATCACGAGCTTGCGCTTGCCGCCAACTTTCATGCCCTGCACACCTTCATCCCAGCCTTTAATGACCTGGCCGCGTCCAAGGGGAAAGGTGAAGGGCTTGCCGCGGTCATAGCTGGCGTCGAACTGCTTGCCGTTCTCCAGCGTTCCTCGGTAGTGCACCACAACGGTCTGACCGGCGACGGCTTCAGGGCCGGTGCCGACCTCAATGTCGGTCACGCGCAGCCCGCTGGCAAGGATCTGCGCTTTATCGGCGCTCATGGGTCCTCCGAGTACCGATGCATCGGCTTGGTTGGAGTCGGGTGCCATGGCGAAAAGGGTGGGATTGGTCTCATCGGGATCCAGTTCCATTGGACTGGATGCAGTGTTCAAACCAGCGGTCTGAACGATGGCAGCTTGCGCTGCAGGTGCTGCAGCAATCACGGTGGATGGAGCCACGATCTGACTGACGAGAGCCACGATCAGGCAGGCCACGCAAACCGCGGAACTGATCAGAATGTCGCGCACTGGAGGTCCGTTCGTTCTTGCTGATTCTGGCAGGCTTACTCCTGTCGATCGCGTTGGCGCAGCTGTTGCTCGAGTCGGTCGATCCGACCGCGAAGCTCATCCAGTTCCTTCTGGCTGGCGAGACCGAGATCCTGAAGCAAGTTGTCGCGGTTGCGTTCGAGGTTGCGACCCATCTGCTGCTCAAGTTCCGGTGTTTCCCCACGCAGAGCCTTGAGAACGTCATCCACAAGTGCGGAGGCGTGGGTCGCATCCATTCGTCCACTACTGACCCATTCCTGGGTCACATAACGAAGACGGTCAGCCACCAGGGTGGTGGTTCCGAGACCACGGAGCAGCAGCAGCTGAAGGGGGTTGGCGGTCTCCATCGAGAATCGCAGTTGAGTCTGAATTCAGGATGACGGCATCCAATGGTGCTGACCATGGGCAATGACCGATCCCTGCCATTGCTTAGGGGATTGAGCGGTGGCGTCCTCGCAGGACTTGGCCTCTGTCTTTCAGGCCCCTGGTGGATGGTTCCCGCGTTGGCGTTGCTGTGGTCGGTCGTCCGATCTCCTTTGGCCGCGGCGCTCTGGGCCGCGGTGGCTGTGGC
Above is a window of Synechococcus sp. BIOS-U3-1 DNA encoding:
- the sodX gene encoding nickel-type superoxide dismutase maturation protease produces the protein MNTPLPAASLKDLLLFFMGRRKLFQVEGDSMLPSLQPKQRLLVKLRRQGDQSPTPGTVVVCRHPNEINLVITKRVWPSNDGWLELRGDNPEASTDSRHFGQVPLDRLIGEVTAVISSTDLPSDRT
- a CDS encoding FKBP-type peptidyl-prolyl cis-trans isomerase, coding for MRDILISSAVCVACLIVALVSQIVAPSTVIAAAPAAQAAIVQTAGLNTASSPMELDPDETNPTLFAMAPDSNQADASVLGGPMSADKAQILASGLRVTDIEVGTGPEAVAGQTVVVHYRGTLENGKQFDASYDRGKPFTFPLGRGQVIKGWDEGVQGMKVGGKRKLVIPPELGYGTRGAGGVIPPNATLIFEVELLDIKS
- the sodN gene encoding superoxide dismutase, Ni, which encodes MFRSALLAIFRALPAEAAQAHCDGPCGVYDPASARVAAEAVLSMTKKLKAMEAPAAGDAAALAHYNNTFSRYVAIKEEEATKAKKELMILWTDYFKPDHLATFPDLHDTFWKAAKLCSACKVNIDQGKAEELMAAVEKVHGMFWQSKGRNDAWVTAS
- a CDS encoding phasin family protein, translating into METANPLQLLLLRGLGTTTLVADRLRYVTQEWVSSGRMDATHASALVDDVLKALRGETPELEQQMGRNLERNRDNLLQDLGLASQKELDELRGRIDRLEQQLRQRDRQE